One Rhodobacteraceae bacterium M385 genomic region harbors:
- a CDS encoding RNA pyrophosphohydrolase yields the protein MSADLPYRPCAGVVLTNADGRIFAGQRAGIDTPAWQMPQGGLDEGEDPVDAAYRELEEETGVGRDHVTFIGKTSDWLTYDFPPELALGRWKDKYRGQAQMWVHVRLDAPDSVINLNHKDVEFSDWRWMTKREILTVIVPFKRGIYKAVLKELGI from the coding sequence GTGAGTGCTGATCTACCGTATCGCCCGTGCGCGGGGGTCGTTTTGACCAACGCGGACGGGCGTATCTTTGCGGGCCAAAGGGCCGGCATCGACACGCCTGCCTGGCAGATGCCGCAAGGTGGGTTGGACGAGGGTGAAGACCCCGTTGATGCCGCCTACCGAGAGCTTGAGGAAGAGACCGGCGTGGGCCGCGATCATGTCACGTTCATCGGCAAGACCTCTGACTGGCTGACCTATGATTTCCCTCCAGAGCTGGCCTTGGGGCGGTGGAAGGACAAATATCGTGGTCAGGCGCAGATGTGGGTGCATGTGCGCCTTGATGCGCCCGATAGCGTCATCAACCTGAACCACAAGGACGTGGAGTTCAGCGATTGGCGGTGGATGACAAAGCGGGAAATCCTGACTGTGATCGTCCCGTTCAAGCGCGGTATCTACAAGGCTGTCCTGAAGGAGCTTGGCATTTGA
- a CDS encoding alpha/beta hydrolase — MGDADAPYPGLHPDLWPLVRAMEADPDPTPDHLRSIATLRAAVAAMEATLPPLPSVITTDDWSLPCNGRNVPLRSYATANPRAEVLLYIHGGGWSLGTLRGHDHVCADLALDTGMRVVSIDYALAPEYPYPTALNECVATLNHLTSGQSPLGAAPQIWLGGDSAGGNLALGTALKTHRAAGLFLIYPATDPTCSAPSYTAHANAPYLSRAMMHRCWRDYLGTAPADAYSAPATADPANLPPAIILTAALDPLLGDGESLAATLLAASKLIWHEKAEGLIHGFIRWRKQSPAAASTFSRATHALARAIDRT; from the coding sequence ATGGGCGACGCGGATGCCCCCTACCCCGGCCTGCACCCGGACCTCTGGCCCCTGGTGCGAGCGATGGAGGCTGACCCGGATCCAACCCCAGACCACCTGCGCTCGATCGCGACCCTACGCGCCGCCGTCGCCGCGATGGAGGCCACGCTGCCGCCCCTCCCTTCCGTCATCACCACCGACGACTGGTCCCTGCCCTGCAACGGACGCAACGTGCCCCTGCGCAGCTACGCCACCGCCAATCCCCGTGCCGAGGTGCTGCTCTATATCCACGGCGGCGGGTGGAGCCTTGGAACCCTGCGCGGCCACGACCATGTCTGCGCGGATCTGGCGCTTGATACCGGTATGCGCGTCGTCAGCATTGATTACGCCCTCGCCCCTGAATACCCCTACCCCACAGCCCTGAACGAATGTGTAGCGACGCTGAATCACCTCACATCGGGCCAATCCCCCCTTGGCGCGGCGCCGCAGATCTGGCTCGGCGGCGATAGCGCGGGCGGCAACCTCGCGCTCGGCACCGCGCTCAAAACCCATCGCGCGGCGGGCCTCTTCCTGATCTACCCGGCCACCGATCCCACCTGTAGCGCGCCCAGCTATACCGCCCACGCCAATGCGCCCTACCTGTCGCGTGCCATGATGCACCGCTGTTGGCGCGACTACCTTGGCACCGCGCCAGCCGATGCCTACTCTGCCCCCGCTACAGCCGATCCCGCAAACCTCCCCCCCGCCATCATCCTGACGGCGGCGCTCGACCCGCTCCTCGGCGACGGCGAATCCCTCGCCGCCACTCTCCTCGCCGCCTCCAAACTCATCTGGCACGAAAAGGCGGAAGGCTTGATCCACGGCTTCATCCGCTGGCGCAAGCAATCACCCGCCGCAGCCTCCACCTTTAGCCGCGCGACCCACGCCCTCGCCCGCGCCATAGACCGTACATAG
- a CDS encoding cupin domain-containing protein, whose translation MTDTFSFDWAIAPETPETFFKDYFEKKPMLIKRGQPGYFSDLLSYAEIDRVVSTMGLHVPEINVTRADGEITPADFAYETGQVDPVRVNQLHADGATVILSGLHERLPALARYCRAMESAMSARVQTNIYMTPPGNQGFNPHYDGHDVLVLQVSGTKEWRIYGTPVELPLPDQAFERGMDVGEEEHRFILEPGDAVYIPRGMAHDAVATDETSLHITTGLMFRTWADALAEAVIAKAHREPAMRRALPPGYASYGADLDAYNDTFAELVTMVGDAHVGKLLSGFREEFLTARVPRVEGQMAQLAKLDSLTIDSRVGAHPHIVFGIHDVPDEDQVCLVAQGAEIILPAHAKEAMEFCVTNTDFRLGDMGGDLDDAGKMVLAKRFVREGLMQVL comes from the coding sequence ATGACCGACACTTTCAGCTTTGATTGGGCCATAGCCCCCGAAACACCCGAAACTTTCTTCAAGGACTACTTTGAAAAGAAGCCGATGCTGATCAAGCGCGGCCAACCGGGGTATTTTTCGGACCTTCTCAGCTACGCCGAGATCGATCGCGTCGTCTCGACCATGGGCCTGCATGTCCCCGAGATCAACGTGACCCGGGCCGATGGCGAAATCACGCCAGCAGACTTTGCCTATGAAACCGGCCAAGTGGACCCTGTTCGTGTGAACCAACTCCATGCTGATGGCGCGACAGTGATCCTGTCGGGACTGCATGAACGTCTCCCCGCGCTGGCGCGCTACTGCCGCGCGATGGAATCCGCCATGTCGGCCCGTGTTCAGACGAACATCTACATGACCCCTCCCGGCAATCAGGGCTTCAACCCGCATTACGACGGCCACGACGTGCTGGTGCTGCAAGTCTCGGGCACGAAGGAATGGCGCATCTACGGCACGCCCGTGGAACTTCCCCTGCCCGATCAAGCCTTTGAACGCGGCATGGATGTGGGCGAGGAAGAACATCGTTTCATTCTGGAGCCCGGCGATGCCGTCTATATCCCCCGTGGTATGGCCCATGATGCCGTCGCCACCGACGAGACGTCGCTGCACATCACCACCGGCCTGATGTTCCGCACCTGGGCCGATGCTCTGGCCGAAGCGGTCATCGCCAAAGCCCACCGCGAACCCGCCATGCGCCGCGCTCTGCCACCCGGATACGCCAGCTACGGTGCCGATCTGGATGCTTACAACGATACATTCGCCGAGCTTGTCACGATGGTCGGAGATGCCCATGTGGGCAAACTACTCTCTGGGTTCCGGGAAGAATTTCTGACGGCCCGTGTGCCCCGTGTCGAAGGGCAGATGGCGCAACTGGCGAAGCTCGATAGCCTGACCATCGACAGCCGCGTCGGTGCCCACCCCCATATCGTTTTCGGCATCCACGACGTGCCGGATGAAGATCAGGTCTGCCTCGTTGCCCAAGGGGCCGAGATCATCCTGCCTGCTCACGCAAAAGAAGCGATGGAATTCTGCGTCACCAATACCGATTTCCGCCTAGGCGATATGGGTGGAGACCTCGATGACGCGGGCAAAATGGTCCTCGCCAAACGCTTCGTGCGCGAAGGGCTGATGCAGGTTTTGTAA
- a CDS encoding peptidase M23, with product MRRPLLGLFLGLLAAFGAGAQSDPAMTAREASRMLEDAANALRDADGARDQVEALTETVRAYEHGLDALRAGIRNAALRERTILLVFEAERERLARLMGVLQRIEEAPAPATLLHPEGPLGTARLGMIVADVTPAVAREARELRAQLEELAVLRALQDGAVGELEAAVSGVQDARSALSQAIADRVELPERFSLDAEGMAQILESVDSLGSFAAMLAETPTSAEGEIADFTAVRGTVPLPALGTLVRGFNEADAAGINRPGVLLAVPQNALLTAPWPASVRYAGPLLDYGNVIILEPHEDYLLILAGAGDLFVTAGELVPSGAPLGLMPDEESETEAELIVSDALGGGAGLTETLYMELRQGGSPVNPMDWFASQ from the coding sequence ATCCGCCGGCCTCTCCTCGGCCTATTTTTAGGCCTCCTCGCAGCCTTTGGGGCGGGGGCGCAGAGCGATCCGGCGATGACCGCACGCGAAGCGAGTCGGATGTTGGAAGACGCCGCCAACGCGTTGCGCGATGCCGATGGCGCAAGGGATCAGGTGGAAGCACTCACGGAAACGGTGCGCGCCTATGAACACGGGCTCGACGCGCTGCGGGCAGGTATCCGCAACGCCGCCCTGCGTGAACGCACGATCCTGCTGGTGTTCGAAGCCGAGCGAGAGCGTTTGGCCCGGCTAATGGGGGTCTTGCAGCGGATCGAAGAAGCCCCTGCGCCAGCCACCTTGTTGCACCCCGAAGGCCCGTTGGGCACCGCGCGATTGGGAATGATCGTGGCCGATGTCACCCCCGCCGTGGCCCGTGAGGCCCGGGAATTGCGGGCGCAGCTGGAAGAACTCGCCGTGCTTCGCGCCCTGCAAGATGGCGCGGTGGGCGAACTCGAGGCCGCCGTCAGCGGCGTGCAGGATGCGAGGTCTGCCCTAAGCCAAGCGATTGCGGACCGGGTGGAATTGCCTGAACGGTTCTCTCTCGATGCGGAGGGGATGGCGCAAATCCTGGAAAGTGTGGACAGCTTGGGCAGTTTCGCCGCGATGCTGGCGGAAACGCCGACCTCTGCTGAAGGAGAGATCGCCGACTTCACCGCAGTGCGCGGCACTGTGCCGTTACCGGCCCTTGGCACCTTGGTACGTGGCTTCAACGAGGCGGATGCCGCGGGCATCAACCGGCCCGGTGTTTTGCTGGCGGTGCCGCAAAATGCGCTACTGACCGCGCCTTGGCCCGCCTCGGTCCGTTATGCAGGGCCGCTGCTGGATTACGGAAATGTCATTATCCTTGAGCCCCACGAAGACTATCTACTTATCTTGGCGGGCGCGGGTGATTTGTTTGTGACCGCGGGCGAATTGGTGCCTTCCGGGGCGCCTTTGGGCCTGATGCCGGACGAAGAAAGCGAAACTGAAGCGGAATTGATCGTTTCTGACGCTCTTGGCGGTGGCGCCGGGCTTACGGAAACGCTTTATATGGAACTGAGACAGGGCGGGAGCCCAGTGAACCCGATGGATTGGTTCGCTTCCCAATAG
- a CDS encoding S41 family peptidase, producing the protein MKKLMMAAVGGIAGGVLLSTQVAGPLLAQEAERNASVYEQLDLFGDIFERIRQNYVEEVDEAELIEAAINGMLISLDPHSSYISASDFEDMQVQTRGEFGGLGIEVTQEDGFVRVITPMDDTPAMEAGVEAGDFITAVDGEALLGLTLEQAVDLMRGPVGSDIVITIVREGAEEPIDLTITRDRIQLTAVRARLEGNTAVLRVSTFSDQTFPNLRDGLLELIEEVGGLDNMNGVVLDLRNNPGGLLNQAIRVSDAFLEQGEIVSTRGREPQDGERYNATPGDLIEGLPMVVLINGGSASASEIVAGALQDHRRAVIVGTNSFGKGSVQSVMPLAGDGAMRLTTSLYYTPSGRSIQALGVAPDIIVEQRDPVEVEEDDDGRPARTEAGLRGAIENSSLTEDELNQLQEERAEAEATAALRNEDYQLAYAIDILTGLGALGPN; encoded by the coding sequence ATGAAGAAACTGATGATGGCCGCCGTGGGCGGCATTGCAGGCGGGGTGTTGTTGAGCACTCAGGTCGCGGGCCCGTTGCTGGCGCAAGAGGCCGAGCGGAATGCCTCGGTCTATGAGCAGTTGGACCTGTTCGGCGATATCTTCGAGCGTATCCGCCAGAACTACGTGGAAGAAGTGGACGAGGCAGAGCTGATTGAAGCGGCGATCAACGGGATGCTGATCTCTCTCGATCCGCATTCCTCGTACATCTCGGCCAGCGACTTCGAGGACATGCAGGTGCAGACGCGCGGCGAGTTCGGCGGGCTTGGCATTGAAGTGACGCAGGAAGATGGCTTTGTGCGGGTCATCACGCCAATGGATGATACGCCAGCGATGGAAGCGGGTGTCGAGGCGGGTGATTTCATCACCGCCGTCGACGGAGAGGCGCTGTTGGGCCTGACGCTGGAGCAAGCCGTTGACCTGATGCGCGGCCCGGTGGGCAGCGATATCGTCATCACCATCGTGCGCGAAGGTGCAGAGGAGCCGATCGATCTGACGATCACACGGGACCGTATTCAGCTGACGGCTGTGCGGGCGCGCCTTGAGGGCAACACAGCCGTTCTGCGGGTGTCCACCTTCAGTGACCAGACGTTCCCCAACCTGCGCGATGGCCTTCTTGAGTTGATCGAAGAGGTCGGCGGGCTCGACAATATGAACGGTGTCGTGCTGGACCTGCGCAATAACCCCGGCGGCTTGTTGAACCAAGCGATCCGCGTGTCTGACGCGTTCTTGGAGCAGGGCGAGATTGTTTCGACCCGCGGGCGCGAGCCGCAGGATGGAGAGCGTTACAACGCAACCCCCGGCGATTTGATTGAAGGCCTGCCGATGGTGGTGCTGATCAACGGCGGCTCTGCCTCCGCATCGGAGATTGTGGCTGGCGCGCTGCAAGACCACCGCCGCGCGGTGATTGTGGGCACCAACAGCTTCGGCAAGGGTTCGGTCCAGTCGGTGATGCCGTTGGCGGGTGACGGGGCGATGCGTTTGACGACGTCGCTTTACTACACGCCCTCGGGCCGTTCGATCCAAGCACTTGGCGTGGCCCCTGACATCATCGTGGAACAGCGTGATCCCGTAGAAGTTGAGGAAGACGACGACGGCCGTCCGGCCCGGACCGAGGCAGGTCTGCGCGGCGCGATCGAGAATTCGTCCCTGACCGAAGATGAGCTGAACCAACTGCAAGAAGAACGCGCCGAAGCTGAAGCCACCGCCGCCCTGCGTAACGAGGATTATCAACTGGCCTATGCCATTGATATTCTGACGGGTCTTGGCGCTTTGGGTCCAAACTGA
- a CDS encoding ribonuclease HII gives MGPDYQLEQDLGGIVAGVDEVGRGPWAGPVTACAVILDATRIPEGLNDSKKLTEARRDALALAVLEVADVSLGWASVEEIDALNIRQATFLAMTRAIAGLKATPTHALIDGNAIPPGLPCPATCVVKGDGRSVSIAAASIVAKVRRDTLMKELAVMHPGYGWDTNMGYGTAKHTAGLHHLGVTPHHRRSFAPIRKILCG, from the coding sequence ATGGGACCAGATTATCAGTTAGAGCAAGACCTGGGCGGAATCGTTGCGGGTGTGGATGAAGTCGGGCGCGGCCCTTGGGCGGGGCCGGTGACGGCCTGTGCCGTGATATTGGACGCGACCCGTATTCCCGAAGGGTTGAACGATTCCAAGAAGTTAACTGAAGCGCGCCGCGATGCCTTGGCCTTGGCCGTGCTAGAGGTAGCGGATGTTTCACTGGGATGGGCCAGCGTGGAAGAGATCGACGCCCTCAACATCCGCCAAGCCACCTTCCTTGCCATGACCCGTGCCATCGCGGGCCTCAAGGCCACGCCCACCCATGCCTTGATTGATGGCAACGCGATCCCGCCGGGCCTGCCGTGCCCGGCCACCTGCGTTGTGAAGGGGGACGGGCGCTCGGTTTCCATCGCGGCGGCCTCAATTGTGGCCAAAGTACGGCGGGACACTTTGATGAAAGAGCTTGCAGTGATGCATCCGGGTTACGGTTGGGACACAAACATGGGTTACGGCACCGCCAAACACACCGCCGGCCTACATCATCTAGGGGTTACCCCTCATCACCGACGCAGTTTTGCGCCTATCCGCAAGATATTGTGTGGATGA
- a CDS encoding glycosyltransferase, with product MDGQEVSGNPQDAATPVAQPSGHLLTSQADRNNWRGWLAQARVCPDPGGDRIADILAQHPRASALGQGFTLPAYLAQNTDVANAISDPAEAVFHYLEFGIPEGRSAAPTAWNADFVARTTGHRLPPHLSAEQAAAALSERGIPPDALALREADLWLILGLHGPALAPIFHHETYLAALDAAGLDLPAPDRLSCIHHFAQVGLDAGVPTHPDHALDARYYAATLSERGISAPPSPRHWASVGLRANVHANAKAQALACYDLNLPSAISPPSGGHLTRFILHPIEGVTALDLTDTALRSFVIDLARYKRRRGDIGGAEALLSHVLHICPGDPRASVELADLIHGTRQTPREIALRQTAPPDFDEGENRMRLASLFLDQGNFDAALTHASTLPPAALGHVDLCTRAKTLGRDVFEALFRNLKSHLSHYSVPDLQDLLTRAIALYAPTPDRVARAGAIKRVAILANDDLYQCKLYRADQKADQLRSQGVQVSTFLQSKDVAQLHGQLAQFDAVIFQRTPAFPPIAALMVDAAKQGIATFFDIDDLIFDAGAFPPPLATYAGQISAKDHAAMACGVPLFAAAARLCGVGIASTAPIRAALAPLTQSGTAFTHRNALGLAHHAAMKRPKPAAGDRVVLFYGTGTMAHKAEFSTILEPALARVLAARPDRVEVRLMGEFPSLTHLSPDDVTLIPPTWDFECYAEELAKADVALSVLSPSPATDAKSEIKWMEPAMFAIPAVVSPSPVMNAAIDNGLTGLIASDEDAFVQALLHLIDDDAARTSIGHAAKAQVMRDFALPAMGADLLRQMQTTLPAAKPKLLVVNVFYPPQSIGGATRVVADNVSHILTHHADRFEVDILTTRDGEKTAHQIYATSHSGARIWSISNDRKLPERALRDPVMDARINALLDRIAPDIVHIHCVQRLGVGIIDACRQRDIPYVLSLHDGWWISPHQFIIDADGVPSLYDFSAHDAPGPVQIARRCIQDAAAALAVSEPFAQLHRDAGLPNVRALPNGVSALPRREPTAASPGRVRLGLIGGASRHKGYDILRAALTSRAFQNLDLIVSDHALPPGAEVHETWNNTPVLRIPRHPQTQVGHLYGRFDVLLAPSIWPESFGLVTREALALGLWVVTSDRGAIGADIIEGVNGHVVPVEDHRALAAVLARIDADPARYTGPPESNQPQRTAAQQGDELVALYQEILSGHAAKK from the coding sequence ATGGACGGTCAAGAGGTGTCAGGCAATCCGCAGGATGCGGCGACGCCTGTGGCGCAACCCTCGGGGCATTTGCTGACCTCTCAAGCGGACCGGAACAATTGGCGCGGCTGGTTGGCGCAGGCCCGTGTCTGCCCCGACCCGGGCGGGGATCGCATCGCCGATATCCTTGCCCAACACCCCCGCGCCTCTGCCCTTGGCCAAGGCTTCACCCTGCCCGCCTACCTCGCCCAAAACACCGATGTCGCCAACGCCATCTCTGATCCGGCTGAAGCGGTGTTCCACTACCTTGAATTCGGCATCCCCGAGGGCCGCTCTGCCGCCCCCACGGCTTGGAATGCGGATTTCGTCGCCCGCACCACGGGCCATAGGCTGCCGCCCCATCTATCCGCCGAACAAGCCGCCGCCGCGCTGTCGGAACGTGGCATCCCGCCCGATGCACTGGCCCTGCGGGAAGCGGACCTCTGGCTGATCCTCGGCCTCCATGGCCCCGCTTTGGCCCCGATCTTCCACCACGAAACCTATCTTGCCGCGCTCGATGCAGCCGGGCTGGACCTGCCTGCCCCTGACCGCCTGTCTTGCATTCACCACTTCGCGCAAGTGGGGCTGGACGCGGGCGTTCCGACCCACCCCGATCACGCCCTTGATGCCCGCTACTATGCCGCCACCCTGTCGGAGCGGGGGATAAGCGCCCCCCCTTCGCCGCGCCATTGGGCCAGCGTCGGACTGCGCGCCAACGTCCATGCCAACGCCAAGGCACAAGCCCTTGCCTGCTATGACCTCAACCTGCCCTCTGCGATCTCGCCCCCCTCGGGCGGGCATCTGACGCGGTTCATCCTGCACCCGATAGAAGGTGTCACCGCCCTTGACCTAACCGACACCGCCCTGCGCAGTTTCGTGATCGACCTTGCCCGATATAAGCGTCGGCGCGGCGATATTGGCGGGGCCGAGGCGCTGTTGTCCCATGTCCTTCACATCTGCCCCGGCGATCCCCGTGCCAGCGTGGAGCTTGCCGACCTCATCCACGGCACGCGGCAAACACCTCGGGAAATCGCCCTGCGCCAAACCGCCCCGCCTGACTTTGATGAAGGCGAAAACCGGATGCGGCTGGCCAGCCTGTTCCTCGACCAAGGCAATTTTGACGCGGCTCTGACCCATGCCAGCACCTTGCCCCCTGCGGCCCTCGGCCATGTGGACCTCTGCACCCGCGCCAAAACCCTTGGCCGCGATGTTTTTGAGGCGCTGTTTCGCAACCTTAAATCCCACCTCTCCCACTATTCCGTCCCCGACCTGCAAGACCTTCTGACCCGTGCCATCGCGCTTTATGCCCCCACGCCCGACAGGGTGGCCCGGGCCGGGGCGATCAAGCGTGTGGCGATCCTTGCCAATGACGACCTTTATCAATGCAAGCTCTACCGGGCCGACCAGAAGGCCGATCAACTGCGATCCCAAGGGGTGCAGGTCTCGACCTTTCTGCAAAGCAAAGACGTGGCGCAGCTGCACGGCCAACTGGCGCAATTCGATGCCGTGATTTTCCAACGAACGCCCGCGTTCCCGCCCATCGCGGCGCTGATGGTGGATGCCGCCAAGCAAGGCATCGCGACGTTTTTTGACATCGACGACCTGATTTTCGACGCGGGCGCTTTCCCCCCGCCCCTTGCCACTTACGCGGGCCAGATCAGCGCCAAAGATCACGCCGCCATGGCCTGTGGCGTGCCGCTTTTCGCCGCCGCCGCGCGGCTATGCGGGGTTGGCATCGCCTCCACCGCGCCGATCCGGGCGGCTCTAGCCCCGCTGACCCAATCGGGCACCGCTTTCACGCACCGCAACGCCCTTGGCCTTGCCCATCATGCCGCGATGAAACGCCCGAAGCCCGCTGCCGGGGACCGTGTCGTTCTATTCTACGGCACTGGCACCATGGCCCATAAGGCCGAGTTCAGCACCATTCTGGAGCCCGCCCTTGCCCGCGTTCTGGCAGCGCGTCCCGACCGGGTCGAGGTCCGCCTGATGGGAGAGTTCCCTTCCCTCACTCACCTCTCTCCCGACGATGTGACACTCATTCCGCCCACGTGGGATTTCGAATGCTACGCCGAGGAATTGGCCAAGGCCGACGTCGCCCTGTCCGTCCTGTCCCCTTCCCCCGCAACGGATGCCAAGTCCGAGATCAAGTGGATGGAACCCGCCATGTTCGCCATCCCCGCCGTCGTCAGCCCGTCGCCGGTGATGAACGCCGCTATCGACAACGGCCTGACCGGCCTTATCGCCTCGGATGAAGACGCTTTCGTTCAAGCCCTGTTGCATCTGATCGACGATGACGCCGCGCGCACCAGCATCGGCCATGCCGCGAAAGCACAGGTAATGCGGGACTTTGCACTTCCCGCCATGGGGGCCGATCTGCTGCGCCAGATGCAGACCACACTGCCTGCGGCGAAGCCCAAACTGCTGGTGGTGAATGTCTTCTACCCGCCGCAATCCATCGGCGGCGCAACCCGTGTCGTGGCCGATAACGTGAGCCATATTCTCACCCACCACGCCGACCGGTTTGAGGTGGATATCCTCACCACCCGCGACGGCGAAAAAACCGCCCACCAGATCTATGCCACCAGCCATTCCGGCGCGCGCATCTGGTCAATCAGCAACGATCGGAAGCTGCCGGAACGGGCCCTGCGCGATCCGGTGATGGACGCCCGCATCAACGCCCTGCTGGACCGCATCGCCCCTGATATTGTCCACATTCACTGCGTGCAGCGGCTTGGCGTCGGGATCATTGACGCCTGCCGCCAGCGGGACATTCCCTATGTGCTGTCGCTCCACGACGGGTGGTGGATTTCCCCACATCAGTTCATCATCGACGCCGACGGCGTCCCCTCTCTCTACGATTTTTCGGCGCACGACGCCCCCGGCCCGGTGCAAATCGCGCGGCGCTGCATCCAAGACGCCGCCGCCGCCCTCGCGGTGTCCGAGCCTTTTGCGCAACTGCACCGGGATGCCGGGTTGCCCAACGTCCGCGCTCTGCCCAACGGGGTCTCTGCTCTGCCAAGGCGCGAACCGACCGCCGCCTCCCCCGGCCGCGTACGCCTTGGGTTGATCGGCGGCGCGTCCCGGCACAAGGGCTATGATATCCTGCGCGCAGCGCTGACGTCGCGGGCCTTCCAGAACCTTGATCTTATCGTCTCCGATCACGCGCTCCCGCCGGGGGCCGAGGTGCACGAGACGTGGAACAATACCCCCGTCCTGCGCATCCCTCGCCATCCGCAAACCCAAGTGGGGCACCTTTATGGACGCTTTGATGTGCTGCTGGCCCCCTCCATCTGGCCCGAGAGTTTTGGCCTCGTCACGCGCGAGGCTTTGGCACTGGGGCTATGGGTTGTGACCTCGGACCGGGGCGCGATCGGCGCGGATATTATCGAGGGGGTGAACGGCCACGTGGTCCCGGTCGAAGATCACCGCGCCTTGGCCGCGGTTTTGGCTCGCATTGATGCAGATCCCGCCCGCTACACAGGCCCGCCCGAATCCAACCAACCCCAACGCACGGCCGCGCAACAGGGGGATGAACTGGTGGCGCTGTATCAAGAAATCCTGTCAGGCCACGCCGCTAAAAAGTAA
- the gpmI gene encoding 2,3-bisphosphoglycerate-independent phosphoglycerate mutase yields MTDKPCPVVLCILDGWGIGQTEADNAPLLAKTPVMDDLMARCPHATLLTHGRDVGLPDGQMGNSEVGHTNIGAGRVVKMDLVEINDSIDAGEFAQREALVAFGQALKTSGGVAHLMGLVSDGGVHSQLAHLEAAVSVLVTMGVPVAVHAITDGRDVAPKSAEGFLRDLTLPKGAFVATVCGRYFALDRDNRWDRVERAYDAMVRGKGDRADDALGAVAAAYGADKTDEFIPPTIVGDYAGMADGDGIFMLNYRADRAREILAALGDPTFDGFDVTGRPDFVAKLGMVDYSKAHDAYMTTVFPKQQIVNTLGEWVAKAGLRQFRVAETEKYPHVTFFLNGGVEVPEPGEDRQMPKSPNVATYDLQPEMSADQVTDLLVAAIREQYDLIVVNFANPDMVGHTGDLAAAMAACEAVDKGLGQAVAALEDVGGAMIVCADHGNCETMVDPETGGPHTAHTTNLVPVVLLGGPEGATLRDGRLADLAPSLLQLMGLEQPAEMTGESLIS; encoded by the coding sequence ATGACCGATAAGCCCTGCCCCGTTGTTCTGTGCATTCTGGATGGCTGGGGCATTGGGCAGACCGAAGCGGACAATGCGCCGCTGTTAGCCAAGACCCCTGTGATGGATGATCTGATGGCCCGCTGCCCCCACGCCACGTTGCTGACCCACGGGCGCGACGTGGGCTTGCCGGACGGGCAGATGGGCAATTCGGAAGTGGGACACACCAACATTGGCGCCGGTCGTGTGGTGAAGATGGACTTGGTAGAGATCAACGATTCCATCGACGCCGGAGAATTCGCGCAGCGCGAGGCCTTGGTAGCCTTCGGGCAGGCGCTGAAGACCTCGGGCGGGGTGGCGCATCTGATGGGATTGGTCAGCGACGGGGGCGTGCATTCGCAACTGGCGCATCTAGAGGCCGCGGTGTCCGTGCTGGTTACGATGGGCGTGCCGGTGGCGGTTCATGCGATCACCGACGGGCGCGATGTGGCCCCGAAATCCGCCGAAGGGTTCCTGCGCGATTTGACCCTGCCCAAAGGGGCCTTTGTCGCGACGGTCTGCGGGCGCTACTTTGCGCTGGACCGGGACAACCGATGGGACCGGGTGGAACGCGCTTACGACGCGATGGTGCGCGGCAAAGGCGACCGGGCCGATGACGCATTGGGCGCGGTCGCTGCGGCCTATGGGGCGGACAAAACCGACGAGTTCATTCCGCCCACCATCGTCGGAGACTACGCCGGGATGGCAGATGGCGACGGGATCTTCATGCTTAACTACCGCGCCGACCGGGCGCGGGAAATCCTTGCGGCCTTGGGCGATCCGACGTTTGACGGGTTCGATGTGACCGGGCGGCCTGACTTTGTCGCGAAGCTGGGGATGGTCGATTACTCGAAGGCGCACGACGCCTATATGACCACGGTTTTTCCCAAGCAGCAGATTGTGAACACCCTTGGCGAATGGGTCGCGAAAGCGGGCCTGCGCCAGTTCCGGGTGGCCGAGACCGAGAAATATCCCCACGTTACTTTCTTCCTGAACGGCGGCGTGGAAGTGCCAGAACCGGGAGAGGACCGGCAGATGCCGAAATCGCCCAATGTGGCGACGTATGATCTGCAACCCGAGATGAGCGCCGACCAAGTGACCGACCTGCTCGTGGCCGCGATCCGGGAGCAATACGACCTGATCGTGGTGAACTTCGCCAACCCCGATATGGTGGGGCACACGGGCGATCTGGCGGCCGCAATGGCGGCGTGTGAGGCGGTGGACAAGGGCTTGGGACAAGCGGTGGCGGCGCTAGAGGACGTGGGCGGCGCGATGATCGTCTGTGCGGACCACGGCAATTGCGAAACCATGGTGGACCCCGAAACCGGCGGGCCACACACGGCACATACGACGAATTTAGTGCCTGTCGTGCTGCTCGGCGGACCCGAAGGCGCGACCCTGCGCGACGGGCGTTTGGCCGACTTGGCCCCATCGTTGCTGCAATTGATGGGGCTGGAGCAGCCCGCCGAGATGACCGGTGAGAGTTTGATTTCGTGA